The following DNA comes from Acidobacteriota bacterium.
ATGCTGCCCGCCGCGGAAAGGGTCCGGGTGATCGAGTCCGGTGGTCGCCGGGCCCTGGGCATCACCCGCGTGATCTACAACGAGCCCGATTGCTCCACCGCCGCCTGCCACGAGCACCGGCCGGACGAAAGACTGCTGGGCATCCTGGACGTTCACCTGGCTCTCGGGCCGTACGATGAAGCCCGCGTGCGCAGCGCTCTGGAACTGGTGCTGACTTCGGCGGTCGCGATCTTCCTGGTGCTCGTCACCACCATCGTATCCGTGCAGAAAATGGTGCAAGCGCCCGTGCGGGCCCTGATCCGCGGAGCACGCAAGCTGGGCGACGGCGACCTTTCGGCGCGGGTTCCCGAAACGTCCGATGACGAGATCGGGGAGCTGGCCCGCACTTTCAACCAGCTCGCGCGGGATCTCGAGATTGCTCGGGGCGAGCTGATGGATTTGACCCAGACTCTCGAAGTGCGGGTCGAACAAAAGACCCGGGAGCTGAAAGAGGCCCAGGACCAGGTCCTGCATGCGGAGAAGATGGCTTCGCTGGGCAAACTCGCCGCCGTGGTGGCTCACGAGATCAACAACCCCCTCTCCAGCGTCGTCACCTACGCCCGCACCCTCGTTCGACGCTTGCGTGAAGGGCGCACCGGGCCGAGCGCCGAGCAGAATCTCCAGTGTCTCGAATCGATCGCCTCCGAGGCGACCCGCTGTGGGGCCATCGTCAGTCAGTTGCTGGCCTTCGCCCGGCAAAGGGGCGGCCGCTTTACGGCGATGCGGATCAACGACGTGGTGGAAAAGGCGGTCTTTTTGTTGCAACACCAACTCGACATGAACGGGGTGACCGTGCGGCGCGAGTTGGCTCCGGACCTGCCGGTGATCGTCGCCGACCCCGACCAGGTGCAGCAGGCTTCGATGGCCTTGCTGATCAACGCCAGCCAGGCGCTCGAAGGGGGCGGGACGGTCACGCTCCGCACGCGCTCCGAAGAGGCGTGGGTGGTGCTGGAGGTGGCCGACGACGGCCCCGGTATGCCGCCGGAGGTGGCTGAGCGCGTCTTCGAGCCTTTCTTCACCACCCGTGAAGAGGACGGGGGGCTCGGCCTCGGGCTGTCGGTGGTCTACGGCATTCTCGAGCGGCACGGGGGCAGCGTCAGCCTGCAGACGGCGCCCGGTGACGGCTGCTGCTTTACGCTGCGCTTTCCCCTCGAGCCCCCGGACCAGGAGAATTCGCGATGAGTGCACGCAGGCCGAAACTGTTGATCGTCGACGACGAGGTGCACGTGCGGGAGTCACTCTCCAGCTGGTTCACCGACGACGGTTACGAGGTCACCACGGCTCCCGGCGGCAAGGAGGCCCTGGCGCTGCTCGGCCGCGAGCATTTCGACATCATGATCAGCGACATCAAGATGCCGGGGATGGACGGCCTGGAGCTGCAGCGCAGGGTGCGCCGGGTCGACGCCGATCTCGTGATCATTCTCGTCACCGCCTACGCCTCGGTGGCCACTGCCGTGCAGGGACTCAAGGAAGGCGCCTACGACTACCTGGTCAAGCCCTTCGATCCCGCAGACATGTCCCGGGTCGTGGAGAAGGCTTGCGAGAAGATTCGACTGGAGGAGGAAAACCTGGCCCTTCGCAGACGCCTGGAGGAGCGCGAGGGGCCGGAGTTCGTGACCGGCGTCAGCCAGGAGATGCGCCGGGTGATCGAACTGGTGGATTCGGTCGCTCCGACGGACACGACCGTGCTGGTGCGGGGAGAGTCGGGCACGGGAAAGGAACTCATCGCTCGCATGATCCACTCCCGCAGCCAGAGGGCCTACGGACCGCTGGTGGCGGTGAACTGCGGCGCGCTGTCGGAGACCCTGCTGGAGTCGGAGCTCTTCGGACACGAAAAGGGGTCGTTCACCGGGGCCAGCGCCCGTCGGCGGGGAAAACTGGAGCTGGCGGATGGGGGTACGCTCTTCCTCGACGAGGTCGGCGAAATGTCGCCCAAGGTGCAGGTGGAGTTGCTGCGGGCGCTGGAGGAAAAGCGTTTCACCCGCGTCGGCGGAACCCGGAGCATCCCGACGGATTTCCGCGTCGTCTGCGCCACCAACAGCGACCTCGAGCAAGCCGTGCGCGACAAGACCTTCCGGGAGGATCTTTACTACCGGATCCATGTCTTCCAGATTTTCATTCCCCCTCTCCGCGCGCGGCCGGAGGACGTGCTGCCCATCGCCGAGCATTTCCTCGCCCGCTTCTCGGCGTCCATGGGCCGTCGGGTCAAGGGCTTCTCCGAGGCATCCCGGGAGCTGCTGATGCGCTATCCGTGGCCGGGAAACGTCCGGGAACTGGCCAACGCGGTGGAGCGCGCGCTGGTGGTCTGCCGCGGCGACACCATCGAATCCCACCACCTGCCGGTGGCGAGATCCGCCGACGGGGACAACGGGGAGGATCCCAGCGACCTCTCCCTCGAGAGCGTGGAGCGGCGGCAGGTGCGGCGGGTCCTCAAGCTCACGGGCTTCAACGTCACCCGTTCGGCCAAGTTGCTGGGAGTGGATCGCGTCACGCTCTACAACAAGATGCGCAAGTACCACATCGAGCGCCCATGAGCTCGTGGGACGTGGAGATCGTGGCGCTGGGGCCCTTGCTTGCCGGAACCCTGCGGGAGCTGAGAGCGGACCTGGCCCGCGGCCTGGCCCGACCGGTGAGGATCGCGGCGAGTCCCCTGAGTCTCGACGACGCCTTCGACCCGGCCCGGCGGCAGTATTCGGCCCAGGTGCTGCTCGAGCTTCTGCGCCGGCGGAGCCCGCCGCCGGGCTTGCGCCTGCTCGGTGTCACCCGGGTGGACCTGTTCCTGCCGGTGTTCACCCACGTCTTCGGCGCAGCCCAGTTGGGAGGCCCGGCGGCGGTGGTCTCTTGCCACCGGCTGCGGGGGACGGACGTGGATCCCGGAGGGAAGGCGACTGCCGGCCGACTGTTGAGAGAAGCGCTGCACGAACTCGGCCACACGGCCGGACTGATCCACTGCCGCTGCTCCTGGTGCTCGATGGCACCGTCGCGCACACCGGAGGAAGTCGACCTGAAGGATGCGGGCTACTGTCCGCAGTGTGCGCGGCGCCTGGGGATGACCTGAGCCGCCGGACGCCGCGCCGGGGCCGGTCAGCGCATGTGGAGGAACTCCTCGCCGAAGGCTTCGAGCCCCGCATCGTCGAGCAGGCCGATGGCACCGAGGGCGGGCTGGGCGCCGTCGGCCAGCACGGGCGCCTCGCCCCGGGGAGCGCTGCGGCGGGAGAGAAAATCAGCCAGGCGTTGGACCTCGGAGCGCAGCCATGCGGCTGCCCGCTCGCCCACCTTCAACCCGGCAAGGGCTTCGGTGTGCTCGGCGGGCCAGATCCTGGCGAACCATCCGGCGCCGTAGGGATCGTCCTTCAGCGCGTCGGGAAGGCTCTCCGGGGCCGCGGGATTGACGGCCACGACAACCCCCGTGACCGGGGAACAGATCGCCAGCGTGCGACCTTTCTCTTGCAGGTGGGCGAGGGGGCGACCCCGCTCCACGTGGGTGCCGGCCTCGGGCAGTTCCACCCGATCGACCCGGCCCAGGGCCTGGGTCACCAACTCGTCGGCGCCGACGCGGATCTCTCCCACGTCGGTCAGGGAGGCCCAACTGTGGCCCGAGCTGAGAAAGATGCCTCGCGGATAGCGCAGCGGGGAGAAGGCCGCCACCGGCTGCGCCTGATCGGCGCGCCGGCGCCGCTCGTAGCGCAGCCGGACCAGGTCGATGGCGATGAAGAGGACGATGGTCAAGATGACGAGGACGGCGGTCATGATCGACTCCCTTCGGGGCGCTCCATCTACGGCGCCGCACCCCGGTTCAAGCAAGATCTGTGCCGCCCTTGGGGCCGCCCCTAACGAGTTCATTTTTAAGGCGTTATGTGGCATTCAACACCACCGCCGAGTCTCGCGTATGGAGTTTTTCTACAAGGGGCGGCCGCTGGCCGGCCCGGAGGCCGGCAAGTCGCGGCGGCCCAGGGCCTTGGCCGTGTGGAGGATCCCAACGCCGGCTGTTGCGCTTTTCAGCGCCCGCTCTGCCAGGCCGCCTGCGAGCCACGTCCCTTCCCCCTGGCGACGTCCCTTTTCCTTCTCGACTCCCCGCCACGGCTCGCCGAGGCGGGGGCCGAAGAGGGCTGGACCCCCGGAAGGGCGCTGGGCCGGTTCCACCGGGGGTACCGTGCCAGGCCTCCTTACATCGCCGGCTCGGACCGCGGTATAGTCCCCCGGTTGGGGGGCCGAGGAGAGGGATTCGTGGCAGCCATGACCAAGCGAGGGGCCTTCGGGTCACGGATGGGCTTCATCCTGGCCGCTGCGGGGTCGGCGATCGGGTTGGGGAACATCTGGCGTTTTCCCTACTCCGCCGGTCAGCACGGAGGCGCGGCGTTCATCCTGGTCTACCTCGTCTGCGTGGTCGTACTCTGCCTGCCGGTGCTCTTCGCCGAGTTGGCGATCGGCCGCGCGTCCCAGAAGAGCCCCGTCGGCGCCTTCGCCCGTCTCGCGCCCTCGAGCGCCTGGCCCCTGGTGGGGGCTTTGGGGGTGATCACGGGATTCGCGATTCTCGCTTTCTACGCCGTGGTGGCGGGCTGGACCCTGGGCTACCTGGGGCGGGCGCTGGCGGGTCGCTTTTCGGGAGCCCTGACGAACGAGGAAAGCCTGGCGGCCTTCCACGCCATTTCCCGGGCGCCGGTCGCCTCGATCGCCCTGACAGCGCTCTTCCTGGTGCTGACGGCCCTGGTGGTGCGCTCCGGCATCCAGGGCGGCATCGAGAAGGCTTCGAAGATCCTGATGCCGATCTTCTTCGTCCTGCTCATGGGGCTGGCGTTGCGGGCGGTGACCTTGCCCGGCGCCGGTGCCGGGCTGCGCTTCCTCTTTCACGTGGACCTGTCGAAGATCACGCTCTCGGTGGTGGTGGGAGCCCTGGGACAGGCCTTCTTCTCCCTCAGCCTGGGAATGGGCGCGATGATCACCTACGGCTCGTACCTCTCCCACGACGAGCGACTTCCCGGAGCGGCGTTCTCCGTCGCGGCGGCGGACACGGCGATCGCCTTGCTGGCGGGGTTGATCATCTTCCCCGCGGTGTTCGCGGCGGGAGGGGATCCGGGAGGAGGCCCCGGACTGGTTTTCGTCACCCTCCCTTCGATCTTCCATCACTTGCCGCTCGGTGGCCTGTTCGCGGTGGCGTTCTACGCGCTGCTGGCCATCGCGGCCCTGACCTCCACCATCAGCTTGCTCGAGGTGGTGGTTTCCTATTTCGTCGATGAAAAGGGCTGGTCGCGGGAGCGCACCACCTGGCTGGTGACAGCCGCCTGTTTCTTGCTCGCGGTGCCCTCGGCCCTGTCGGAGACCTTTCTCGGTTGGCAGAATGTCATTTTCGGCAACTACGGCCTGACCGTGGGGGCCTTGCTGATCTGCCTTTTCGTCGGCTGGAAATGGGGGATCGCCTCGGCCCTCGAAGAGATCGCCCGGGGCGGGTCGCCCCTGCCCCTCGGATCTGTCTGGGGCCTGGTGATACGCTACGTGGCCCCCCTGGCCATCGCCGTGATCCTGGCGGGCGTCATCGGCTGGATTCCCGGCGTGGAGTTCTGAGGCAGGAGGAAGCATGCCCCAGCGCCGACCGGTGGCTGTGGGATTGGTCGTGCTGGTCCTGGTCGTCGTCTCCCTGGTGGCGGCGAAATCCTGGTGGCCGCGGGCCCAGGCTCCGGCATCGTGGGCCCTGGAGCGCTTTGCGGGTCAGCCTCCGCGCTTCGTGGTCTATTACTTCTATTCCGGCTTTCGTTGCCGCACTTGTCGCAGGATCGAGGATACCGCCCAGTCCCTGCTCGAGGAGCATTTCCGCGCCCCACTCGACGGCGGGGTTCTGGCCTGGCTGCCGCTGAACATCGACGAACCCCGGTACAGGCATTTCCACCGGGACTTCGAGATGCCCTCGCGCACCCTGGTGCTCGCCGAGTTCGCCGGTCAGCCGCCGCCCCGGCGCTACCGGCGCCTGGACCAGGCCTGGTCCCTGGCCCATCGACCCGAGCGGCTGGCAGCCTACATTCGCGAAGAGGTGGACGCTTTCCTGGCGGGGCGGGCTCCGCCGGGGGACGGAGCCGGTACCCCGCGGGCAGGTCCCCCGTGATCGAACTGTTCTGGGCTTCGATGGCGGCGCTCTGGCTGGGCGTACTGGTCTCGATTTCGCCTTGCCCCCTGGCTTCCAACATCGCCGCGGTGGCCTACATCGGCCGGGAGTCTCACCGGCCGTGGCGGGTGCTGGCGGCGGGGCTTGCCTACGTGGCCGGTCGCGTGACGGCCTATACCTTGCTCGGAGCGCTGATCGCCGTCAGCGTGGTGTCGATGATCGACCTCTCCGGCTGGCTGGAGGGCGTGGCTTTCCAGTTGCTGGGACCGGGGCTGATCGTCACCGGACTCTTTCTGCTGGGATGGCTCGGTACGGGGGGGGCGGGCAGCCGCTGGGCCGAGCGCCTGCGCCGGCGGGGCGCGGCCATCGGCGGTATGGCTGGGGCCGTCGTGCTGGGTCTGCTGCTGGCCCTCTCCTTGTGCCCGGTATCGGCCGCGCTCTTCTTCGGCAGCCTGGTGCCCCTGAGCCTCAAGCACGGCTCGGCGGTGGTGGTGCCCGCCGTCTTCGGCGTCGGGACAGGTCTGCCCGCCTTCGTCTTCGCGCTGCTCTTCGCCGGTGGAGCGCGGGGTGTGGCGCGGGCCTATTCCCGTCTCGAAAGCCTCGACCGCGTCGGGCGCAGGTTCAGTGGCTGGGTCTTCATCGCCGCCGGGGTCTACGAGAGCGCCTGCGCCCTGGTGCGGTGGTGGTGAGAGCCCAGGGGTAGCGCCGGGTCGCGATCGCTGATCGCCGTTTTTCCGGGGCGTCTCGTCCCGGGGCGACGGTCGGGCACGGTTGCGGCGGGGGCCTGGCGGCAGGCGGCGATGCCCGGGAAGCCGGTGGTTGCCAGCAGGCTGTGAGCGGTGGGCGCGGCGGTGGGAGGTGCGGCTATCATCGGCCGACCGTCCCGCTTCCGGCCGCACGCTCGGGCGGGCGGGTGACCGTGGAGGAAAGTCCGTGACGACGAAGTCGACGCTGTATCGTTTGCCGCCCATCCTGATCCTGCTCGTCCTGCTCGCCGGCTTGGCGATCCCGGCCTCCTCTGTCCTGGCCGAGGTGGCGCCCCATCCTGGAATGCTCCGTTCTCCGGATGTCTCGGCGGAGAGCATCGTCTTTCTCTATGCCGACGATCTCTGGCTCGTCTCCCGGGAGGGCGGCCTGGCCGTTCCCCTGGCCAGTCCCCCGGGACCCGAATTGCGTCCCCGCTTCAGCCCGGACGGTCGGACGATCGCGTTCACGGGCAACTACGACGGTGACTCCGAGATCTACACCCTGCCGGTGGGGGGTGGTGTGGCTCCCTACCGGGTGACCCATCATCCCGGCAGGGAGACGCTGGCCGACTGGACGCCCGACGGCAGGCTGATGTTCTACACCGCCGCGATGAACCGCAGCAGCCGGATACCCCGGCTCTACACGGTCGATCCCGCCGGTGGCCTGCCCGAGGCGCTGCCTGTGCCCTACGGCACCAAGGCCTCGCTGACCCCCGACGGGCGGCTGCTGGCCTACACGCCTACCAATCGCGACGAGCGTTCCTGGAAGCGTTACCGCGGGGGTATGGCCTCCGATATCTGGATCTTCGACCTGGTCGAGCACAGTTCCCACCGCGCCACCCGCTGGGAGGGCACCGATACCGAGCCCATGTGGCATGGCGGCAAGCTCTATTATCTCTCCGACGCGGGACCGGCCCACCGGCGCAACGTGTGGATCTACGATCCCGCCACCGGCCGGCGAGAGCAGATCACCTTTTTCGAGGAGTTCGACGTCCGTTACGCCGCTATCGGACCGGGAGAGGGGGGACGAGGCGAGATCGTTCTGCAAAACCGTGATGCCCTCTACCTGCTCGACCTGGGCAGTCGCCGCCTGCGTGAGGTGCCGGTGCGCATCCCCGGGGCCCGGCCCACCTTGCGGCGGCGTCACGTGGATGCCGCCAAGTTCGTCTCCAGCTGGGCCCTGTCTCCCTCGGCCAGGCGGGCGGTGGTCTCCGCCCGGGGTGACGTGTGGACCCTGCCCCGGGAGCATGGCTCGCCGCGGAATCTCACCCGTACCGGCGGCGTCGCCGAACGGCGGCCGGAGTGGAGCCCCGACGGCAAGTGGATCGCCTTCTTCTCCGACGCGAGCGGCGAGTACGAGTTGACCCTCGCTCCGGCCGACGGCCGGGGGGAGAGCCGGATCCTGGCCCGGGGACAAGCCACCTTCTACACCGGGATCGCCTGGGCTCCGGATTCGAAGAAGCTGCTGGTCACCGACAAGGCGGGCGCCCTGCTGCTGGTTGCGGTGGAAGACGGTGAATTCCTCGAGATCGACCGCGACCCCCTGGCCGCTTCCCCCTCGGTGAGCTGGTCACCCGACAGCCGCTTTATCGCCTACGATCGCCGGGGCGAGGGCCTTGGCAACGCTTCGATCTGGATCTACGACGTGGAGAAGAACGAGAAGCACCAGGTCACGTCGGGGATGTTCAACGATTTCGGTCCCACCTTCGATCGCAAGGGCAAGTACCTGTTCTTCGCTTCCAGTCGCCACTTCTCACCCCTCTACGGTGAACTGGATACATCGTTCCTCTACGCCAAGACCGAGATGCTCTTCGTGGTGCCGCTCCAGGCCGACCAGGCTTCGCCCTTCGCGCCCAAGAGCGACGAGGAGAAGGTCGGCGAAGACGAGAAGGCCAAAAACGGCGACGAGGCCGAGGCGGAGACCGGTACGGCCGACAAGAAGAAGGGCAAGAAGGCGAAAAAGAAGAAGGGAAAGAAAGGCGACGGGGAGACGGACGTCGCTGACGCCGGGAGTGACAAGAAAATCGAGGTGGAGATCGATTTCGACGATTTCGAGCGTCGGGCGGTGGCCCTGCCGGTGGATCCCGGCGTTTTCGGACGCCTGGCCGTCAATGACAAGGGACACCTGGTCTACCTCCGGAGCGGTGTGCGGGGTAGCGGTGAGAAGCCCTCGATCATGATCTTCGACCTCGAAGACGACGAGCGGGAAGAAAAACTGGTTTCCAAGGGGGCCCACGGCTTCGATATTTCCGCCGACGGGAAATCGTTGCTGGTGATGCGGGCCGGCGCCGCCTTCATCCAGAAGGCGGCGGCGAAATCCGACAAGGACGCGAAAAAGGTGGTCACGGCGGGGATGGACATGTGGGTCGATCCCCGCGAGGAGTGGCCGCAGATCTTCAACGACGCCTGGCGCTTTCAGCGTGACTTCTTCTACGACCCCAACATGCACGGCGTCGACTGGCCCGCCATGCGTGAGCGCTACGGCGCGATGGTGGCCGACTGCGTCACCCGTGACGACCTCAGCTTCGTCATTCGGGAACTGATCGCGGAACTCAACGTGGGACATGCCTATTACTTCGGTGGTGACAGCGGTATCCACTCGCCTCGTCTGCAGGCGGGTCTGCTGGGAGCCGACTTCGAGCTTGAAAACGGCGCTTTTCGCATCCGTCACATCATCGAGGGCGGGCCCTGGGACGTGGACGGTCGCGGACCCCTCAGTCAGCCCGGGGTGAAGGTCGCCGTCGGCGACTACCTGCTGGCGATCAATGGCGAGCCTCTCGATCCGGCGGCCGATCCCTGGGCGCCGTTGATCGGCAAGATCGGTCGCGCGGTGACCTTGACGGTCAGCGCCAAGCCGCGGCTCGATGACGACGCCCGGGAGATCGTCGTTGAACCGATCAGCCTCCGCGACGAGATGGGCCTGCGCTACAGGGAGTGGGTCGAGCGGAACCGGGCCTACGTGGCCGAGAAGAGCGGTGGCCGTATCGGCTATGTTCACGTGCCCTCGACGGGTATCGGTGGTCAGAACGAACTGGTGCGGGGTTACTTCAGCCAGCTCCGTCGAGAGGCCTTGATCATCGACGATCGCTGGAACTCCGGCGGCCAGATTCCCACCCGTTTCATCGAATTGCTCAACCGGCCGCGGACCAACTACTGGGCGCGGCGGGACGGCGAGGACTGGGTCTGGCCCCCGGATGCCCACGAGGGGCCGAAGGTGATGCTGATCAACGGCCTGGCCGGTTCGGGAGGAGACGCCTTCCCCTGGTACTTCCGCCAGGCCGGGTTGGGCAAGTTGATCGGTACGCGCACATGGGGCGGCCTGGTGGGCATTTCGGGCAACCCGCCGCTGATCGACGGCGGTGCCGTGACCGTGCCGCGCTTCGCCTTTTACGAGAACGACGGTACGTGGGGGGTCGAGGGACACGGCGTCGATCCCGACATCGAGGTGATCGACGATCCGGCCCTGATGGTGGACGGCGGTGACCCGCAACTCGACCGGGCCATCGAGGAACTGCTGGCGGAACTCGAACGTTCGCCCCGCAAACCCGTCCAGCGGCCGCCTTATCCGAATCGCCGCGGCATGGGCATACCCGAGGCCGACCGCTAGCCGTTCGCCGGGTCTCCTCGATGCGGGGGCACCGAGCTTCCGCCGGAGGCTCGCTGCCTCGCTCGGGGAGACTTTCTCGGCGGACTGCCGGCCGGGCCTTCGGGTGCGTCGAAACAGGCGGCAGGCGTCGGTGGCGACCGGTCCTGCTGGCGAGGGTTCCCGGCCGGGGCGCCGTGACCCGCCGCCGCTTCAGGGCGTGACGCCCGGGAACTCCTTGTCGAGGCGTCGGCGGGCCGCCGCGGCCTCGTCCTCGTGACCCCGGGCGGCCTCGGCGTTGGCCAGGGCGAGCAGGGCCCGGGCGCGGATTGCGTCCGAAGAGGCCGCGTCCGCCAGCCGGCGCAGGATCTTCACCGCGGCCGCGTAGTTCTCCGCCGCGGCCTGGGCCCGCGCCAGGTCCAGTTCGAGGCCTTCGCGGACGGCATCGCGTTTCTTGTGGGCCTTGAGGGCGCGGCGCAGCACTCCGCAGGCCTCTTCCGGGTTGCCCACGTGGGCCAGGTAGCGCCCGACGCGGGCCAGGGCCCGGGGATCCCGCTTTTCGTCCCGCAGCTCCAGGTACTCCGCGTAGCCCTCCCGCACCGCGCCCAGCAGGGCGAGCATCTCGTCGGCCGAGACGAAGCCGAGAGCCCGGCTGATCTCGTTGCCCTCGTCGTCGAGGACAAGCACCGTGGGGAAGGCCTCGACCCGGTAGCGCTCGATGAAGACCTTCTGCACGTCGGCGTCGACCTTGACGGGGATGAAATCTTCGATGGCCTCGACCACGTCGGCCCGGCGATAGGTGGTTTCATCCATTTCGCGGCAGGGTACGCACCAGATGGCCCAGACGTCCACCAGCACCGGCTTGCCGGTCTTGCCGCTCTGTTCGAGGGCGCGGCCGACACTCTCGCCCCAGGCGATTTCTTCAGCGGGGCTGACGGCTCCGGTCGCCATCAGGGCCAGCAGGCAGCCGGCCAGGGCCATCACTCGGCTTGTCATCACTCGGGGTCTCCTCGGAAGGTCGATGCCGGGTTCTCCGGCGGCCCGTACCGCCGCCGGCCGGGGCTCGCGGCGGCCCAGGCCATGTATCATGATAGCCCGTCTACTGCGGGACGAGGAGGCAACGGTATGCGTGGAGCCTGGCCGGTGGCGGCAGCGCTGGTCGTCGGGGCTTTTTTCACCGTTTCGGCCCGCCGGTCGACCCCGCCCGGGTCCGATGATCCGGCCCGGATTCCGGTGGCCGCCCAGCTTTCCACCACGCGCCTGCGCGCCGATCTCGACGGTGACGGTCGCCGGGAGGTCCTGCGGCTGGTCAACGCCTTGACCGGATCGGAAACACCGGAGAAGGGCGTGGAGGTCGCCCTGGGGATCTACGACGAGGACGGCAAGACACTGCTCTGGAAACGTTACGTGATGCAAGAGACCGGCTCGCCGGCCCACGACGGCGAGTTGACCGCTGTCGACCTCGACGGTGACGGCGGCAGCGAGCTGGTTCTCTCCTGGGACCGCTCCCTGGTCGCCGGGCGCGTGGACCGTTGGGCCGAAATCTACGCCGTGGACGATCCTCGCCGGCCGCGCCGCGTGTGGGAAGGTTCGTGGGAGCGGGACACCCGTCGGGATGTCACCACGCCGGAGGCAGAAAGGGAGTGGTTTCAGTGCGATATCGACTACGGGGCGACTCGGCGACAGGCCGGCCGCGCCATCGTGCTGCGCAAGAAGATCCGCGCCCGGGGGGGGAAGGTCCTCGATCCGCCCCAGGTTTCGCTCTCCACCGTCTCCTTGCGCTTGCGGCCCTCGGGACCCTGACCTTCGTTTTCGCACTGGGAGCCGAGGGAGGCGTGCGTCGCTACCGCCTCGACGCGGCTGATGGCCTGCCGGGGGCCTACCGGGTCT
Coding sequences within:
- a CDS encoding thioredoxin domain-containing protein, which produces MTSRVMALAGCLLALMATGAVSPAEEIAWGESVGRALEQSGKTGKPVLVDVWAIWCVPCREMDETTYRRADVVEAIEDFIPVKVDADVQKVFIERYRVEAFPTVLVLDDEGNEISRALGFVSADEMLALLGAVREGYAEYLELRDEKRDPRALARVGRYLAHVGNPEEACGVLRRALKAHKKRDAVREGLELDLARAQAAAENYAAAVKILRRLADAASSDAIRARALLALANAEAARGHEDEAAAARRRLDKEFPGVTP